In Kitasatospora gansuensis, a genomic segment contains:
- a CDS encoding rhodanese-like domain-containing protein, translating into MTTLTATSPVTAIPAVSPERAFAFFAERLGCQADPADVWYAMRDSREKGTAQDFTVIDVRAEGAHRKTHLPGAISLPLAEITAERVAELPAGLLVVYCWGPACNGSTKGAMKLAALGREVKEMIGGLEYWIREGWPTEGRRPVDPKTATPADLGLVC; encoded by the coding sequence ATGACCACTCTCACCGCCACCTCGCCCGTGACCGCGATCCCGGCCGTCTCGCCCGAGCGGGCGTTCGCCTTCTTCGCCGAGCGGCTCGGCTGCCAGGCCGACCCGGCGGACGTCTGGTACGCGATGCGGGACAGTCGTGAAAAGGGCACTGCGCAGGACTTCACCGTCATCGACGTCCGGGCCGAGGGCGCCCACCGCAAGACCCACCTGCCCGGCGCGATCAGCCTGCCGCTCGCCGAGATCACCGCCGAGCGGGTGGCCGAACTCCCGGCCGGGCTGCTGGTGGTGTACTGCTGGGGCCCCGCCTGCAACGGCTCCACCAAGGGCGCGATGAAGCTCGCCGCGCTCGGCCGCGAGGTCAAGGAGATGATCGGCGGCCTGGAGTACTGGATCCGGGAGGGCTGGCCGACCGAGGGCCGCCGCCCGGTCGACCCGAAGACCGCCACCCCGGCCGACCTCGGCCTGGTCTGCTGA
- a CDS encoding right-handed parallel beta-helix repeat-containing protein — MSTKRITGLAGSVALLLGLGLPSAAVAAEPVTTLYVSNSAPCSNQGVGSKELPFCQISAAALIVEPGQTVQVTPGTYNPARIVRSGAPGKPITFTTERTGLYGGSSATISGRDIGLQLSGVHDVAIENFTITSTDNALLIENSTDIRLDTLNLTSYGALDGAVRIAGTGSGVTLSRSLVSGPRQGTAVQVDGVRGSTFTGNQIFGWGLPLISVKDAPNTTLTGNSVSQQCGTTIRFAGASAGAAVHNNVIGTLPQQDTSCPVHDPVLEVAATATAGTTVGYNDLLPGPSGVPYRWADTDYPTPAALTTATGQGGHDALTDRNSVQLGDELTALQPGSTAIDSADPNAPGILATDRFGRSALDDPQVANTGAGGSSRDRGAFELVGTVPLGLTDGPAGPAPYPYTTKATVEIQSNWPETVNYLYDFGDGSAPVASTKPEAEHSYTRSGRFEVTATVTTGYAAPVTFTGPQRITVNEPGVPKVSFEAKHCAVSTPDSCFRPLAYVIDPSATTAAWPIAGYTIDYGDGSAPTDSLTEPHLYAVPGDYKITVTAKDNHGQTGSLTKTVTIGYQAARYPGGSHIRLIDTRTGDYTRLGSGSKLTVKVGQGGRGGWRDNAIVLNVTAVLPSGDGFLTVAPGGVPRPNSSNVNYTKGSIVPNMVTVPVGSDGTVAIWNTGSPLDVVVDMIGSYNPDYGSYYNPLEPSRVLDTRDGTGGVKVGKLTSVCGHTSSEPETALRMSDLPGVPADATDVVLNVTVTEPEQPGYLSVGNGYGGTSSLNFVPGQTVANQVIVSAESDRTIWFCTGAGKLHVVADIFGYYSPKSGSLFTPVPPVRLTDTREDPAGSLHADQWRAVATKLPAGATGAVLNVTAARSTTGSYLTLWGDGTTRPGTSNVNFPPGRIVANHVTTPLGTNGRFDIYNRSGDTDAVVDMFGYFSKP, encoded by the coding sequence GTGTCCACCAAGAGAATCACCGGCCTGGCCGGCTCCGTCGCGCTCCTTCTGGGGCTCGGCCTGCCGAGCGCCGCCGTCGCCGCCGAACCGGTCACCACCCTTTACGTCAGCAACAGCGCCCCGTGCTCCAACCAGGGCGTCGGCAGCAAGGAACTGCCGTTCTGTCAGATCTCCGCAGCCGCGCTGATCGTCGAGCCCGGGCAAACCGTCCAGGTCACCCCTGGAACCTACAACCCGGCCCGGATCGTCAGGTCCGGTGCGCCGGGCAAGCCGATCACCTTCACCACCGAACGCACCGGCCTGTACGGGGGCAGCTCGGCGACGATCAGTGGCCGCGACATCGGGCTGCAGCTCTCCGGCGTGCACGACGTGGCGATCGAGAACTTCACGATCACCTCAACCGACAACGCCCTGCTGATCGAGAACTCGACCGACATCCGGCTCGACACCCTCAATCTGACCAGCTACGGGGCGCTGGACGGCGCCGTCCGGATCGCCGGCACCGGCAGCGGCGTGACGCTCAGCCGGAGCCTGGTGTCGGGCCCCCGGCAGGGCACTGCCGTTCAGGTGGACGGCGTCCGGGGCAGCACCTTCACCGGGAACCAGATCTTCGGCTGGGGCCTGCCGCTGATCTCGGTGAAGGACGCTCCGAACACCACCCTGACCGGCAACAGCGTCTCCCAGCAGTGCGGGACGACGATCCGGTTCGCGGGGGCCTCGGCCGGTGCGGCCGTACACAACAACGTGATCGGCACCCTGCCCCAGCAGGACACTTCCTGCCCGGTGCACGACCCCGTGCTGGAGGTGGCGGCCACCGCCACGGCCGGCACCACCGTCGGTTACAACGACCTGCTGCCGGGCCCCTCCGGGGTTCCGTACCGCTGGGCCGACACCGACTACCCCACTCCCGCCGCGCTGACCACCGCCACCGGACAGGGCGGCCACGACGCCCTGACCGACCGGAACTCGGTCCAGCTGGGCGACGAGCTGACGGCCCTTCAGCCGGGCTCCACCGCGATCGACAGCGCCGACCCGAACGCGCCGGGCATCCTGGCCACCGACCGGTTCGGCCGCTCCGCCCTCGACGACCCGCAGGTGGCCAACACCGGAGCGGGCGGCAGCTCCCGCGACCGCGGCGCGTTCGAGCTGGTCGGCACGGTGCCGCTCGGCCTGACGGACGGTCCGGCCGGGCCCGCCCCGTACCCGTACACCACCAAGGCCACCGTCGAGATCCAGTCCAACTGGCCGGAGACGGTGAACTACCTCTACGACTTCGGCGACGGCTCGGCACCGGTCGCGAGCACCAAGCCCGAGGCCGAGCACAGCTACACCCGGAGCGGCCGGTTCGAGGTCACCGCGACCGTCACCACCGGCTACGCGGCCCCGGTCACCTTCACCGGCCCGCAGCGGATCACGGTGAACGAACCGGGCGTGCCCAAGGTCTCCTTCGAGGCGAAGCACTGCGCCGTCAGCACCCCGGACAGCTGCTTCCGCCCGCTCGCCTACGTGATCGACCCCAGCGCGACCACGGCCGCCTGGCCGATCGCGGGCTACACCATCGACTACGGCGACGGCAGCGCTCCGACCGACAGCCTGACGGAGCCGCACCTCTACGCCGTGCCCGGTGACTACAAGATCACCGTCACCGCCAAGGACAACCACGGCCAGACCGGCTCGCTCACCAAGACGGTCACCATCGGCTACCAGGCCGCCCGGTACCCCGGCGGGAGCCACATCCGGCTGATCGACACCCGCACCGGCGACTACACCAGGCTGGGCTCGGGCTCGAAGCTCACCGTGAAGGTGGGCCAGGGCGGTAGGGGCGGCTGGCGGGACAACGCCATCGTGCTCAACGTGACGGCCGTACTGCCCTCCGGCGACGGCTTCCTCACGGTGGCCCCCGGCGGGGTGCCCCGGCCGAACAGCTCCAACGTCAACTACACCAAGGGCTCGATCGTCCCGAACATGGTCACCGTGCCCGTCGGCTCGGACGGCACCGTCGCGATCTGGAACACCGGCTCCCCGCTGGACGTCGTGGTGGACATGATCGGCTCGTACAACCCCGACTACGGCAGCTACTACAACCCGCTGGAGCCCAGCCGGGTGCTCGACACCCGGGACGGCACCGGCGGCGTGAAGGTCGGCAAGCTGACCTCGGTCTGCGGCCACACCAGCAGTGAGCCGGAGACCGCGCTGCGGATGAGCGACCTGCCCGGTGTGCCGGCCGACGCCACCGACGTGGTGCTGAACGTGACGGTGACCGAGCCCGAGCAGCCCGGCTACCTGTCGGTCGGCAACGGTTACGGCGGCACGTCCAGCCTCAACTTCGTCCCTGGCCAGACCGTCGCCAACCAGGTGATCGTCTCGGCCGAATCCGACCGCACGATCTGGTTCTGCACCGGTGCCGGCAAGCTGCACGTGGTGGCCGACATCTTCGGCTACTACAGCCCGAAGAGCGGCAGCCTGTTCACCCCGGTCCCGCCGGTCCGTCTGACCGACACCCGGGAGGACCCGGCCGGCTCGCTGCACGCCGACCAGTGGCGCGCGGTCGCCACCAAGCTGCCCGCCGGAGCCACCGGCGCCGTCCTCAACGTGACCGCCGCCCGCTCCACCACCGGCAGCTACCTCACCCTCTGGGGCGACGGCACCACCCGCCCCGGCACCAGCAACGTCAACTTCCCGCCCGGCCGGATCGTCGCCAACCACGTGACCACCCCGCTCGGCACCAACGGCAGGTTCGACATCTACAACCGCAGCGGCGACACGGATGCCGTGGTCGACATGTTCGGCTACTTCTCCAAGCCGTAA
- a CDS encoding PKD domain-containing protein: MRTKRITGLTGSIALVLGLGLPATAAAEPADTLYVNNSAACSDQGTGAQALPFCQISAAAAVVLPGQTVKIARGYYGPVKISRSGTPERPITFTGDRLDRWRDTIAWINSGTGLQVSGAHDVAIENLSVNTTGTALLVENSDRIRLDTLTLDTDQVTTPTARLTGTSSDLTLSRSIVRTAQPGRALQVESGVRGSTVTGNQITGWGSPLISVSDAPNSRLTGNTLSLRCGTVIRLAGASANSAVHNNVIGVPAAEPSNCPEQDPAVLVEAAAATGTTVGHNDLLPAPNAAPYRWADHDYRTPAELTAATGQGGHDALTDLNSVRVGDELTALQPGSTAIDSADPNAPGALATDRFGRSAADHPQVANTGAGGSFRDRGAYELVGAVALPMQLANPGPAPYPLTTTVTVRAKSNWTEPLSYLIDFGDGSAPVASTTPKVDHTYTRSGKFTITAGVSGADGKPSTISSFQPVVVNEPGLPQVAFEAKHCAASYPDSCYRPLAFVIDTTGTTAPWPLDSFTVDYGDGSAPTGNLSEPHLYAAPGDYKITVTAKDKGGQTGSLTKTVAIGYQPARFTGCCPERILDTRTGVSPVKVGSGEKVTVRAGQGGWGGWRDNAIVLNVTAVLPSGDGFLTVAPGGTPRPASSNINYTKGSIVPNLVTVPVGPDGTVAIWNSGAPVDIVVDRIGAYNPDYGSYFNPVTPRRVVDTRDGTGVNAGKLKSVCYSSATPPTKLNARTLPGVPADATDVVLNVTVTEPEQPGYLSINSYTGTSNLNFAKGETVANQVIAAPDSEGMIWFCTGAGSLHVVADISGYYSPSSSGSVFTPVPPVRLTDTREDPAGSLKPEETRAVATKLPAGATGAVLNVTAARSTTGSYLTLWGDGTTRPGTSNVNFPPGRIVANHVTTPLGTNGKFDIYNRSGDTDAVVDMFGYFSKP; encoded by the coding sequence GTGCGCACCAAGAGAATCACCGGCCTGACCGGCTCCATCGCCCTCGTTCTCGGCCTCGGCCTGCCGGCCACGGCCGCCGCCGAACCCGCCGACACGCTCTACGTCAACAACAGCGCGGCCTGCTCCGACCAGGGCACCGGTGCCCAGGCACTGCCGTTCTGTCAGATATCCGCCGCTGCCGCCGTGGTGCTGCCGGGTCAGACCGTCAAGATCGCGAGGGGCTACTACGGCCCGGTGAAGATCTCCCGCTCCGGTACGCCGGAGCGGCCGATCACCTTCACCGGCGACCGGCTCGACCGGTGGCGCGACACCATCGCGTGGATCAACAGCGGCACCGGGCTCCAGGTGTCCGGGGCGCACGACGTGGCGATCGAGAACCTGTCCGTCAACACGACCGGGACCGCTCTCCTGGTCGAGAACTCGGACCGGATCCGGCTCGACACGCTCACCCTGGACACCGACCAGGTGACCACCCCGACCGCCCGGCTCACCGGCACCAGCAGCGATCTGACGCTGAGCCGGAGCATCGTGCGCACCGCGCAGCCGGGCCGCGCCCTCCAGGTGGAGAGCGGGGTCCGGGGCAGCACGGTCACCGGGAACCAGATCACCGGCTGGGGCTCGCCGCTGATCTCGGTCAGCGATGCCCCGAACAGCAGGCTGACCGGCAACACGCTGTCGCTCCGGTGCGGCACCGTCATCCGGCTCGCCGGGGCCTCGGCCAACTCGGCCGTGCACAACAACGTGATCGGCGTGCCGGCCGCCGAGCCGTCGAACTGCCCGGAGCAGGACCCGGCGGTGCTGGTCGAGGCGGCCGCCGCGACCGGTACCACCGTCGGTCACAACGACCTGCTGCCGGCTCCCAACGCGGCGCCCTACCGCTGGGCCGACCACGACTACCGGACTCCCGCCGAGCTGACCGCGGCCACCGGCCAGGGCGGCCACGACGCCCTGACGGACCTGAACTCGGTCCGGGTCGGCGACGAGCTGACGGCCCTTCAGCCGGGCTCCACCGCGATCGACAGCGCCGACCCGAACGCCCCCGGCGCCCTGGCCACCGACCGGTTCGGCCGCTCCGCCGCCGACCACCCGCAGGTGGCCAACACCGGAGCAGGCGGCAGCTTCCGTGACCGGGGGGCCTACGAGCTGGTCGGCGCAGTGGCCCTCCCCATGCAGCTCGCCAACCCGGGGCCGGCTCCGTACCCGCTCACCACCACGGTCACGGTCCGGGCCAAGTCCAACTGGACGGAGCCGCTGAGCTACCTGATCGACTTCGGGGACGGCTCGGCGCCGGTGGCCTCCACCACGCCCAAGGTCGACCACACGTACACCCGCAGCGGGAAGTTCACCATCACCGCCGGCGTCAGCGGCGCGGACGGGAAGCCGAGCACCATCAGCTCGTTCCAGCCGGTCGTGGTGAACGAGCCCGGTCTGCCCCAGGTGGCCTTCGAGGCCAAGCACTGCGCCGCCTCCTACCCCGACAGCTGCTACCGCCCGCTGGCCTTCGTGATCGACACCACCGGGACCACCGCCCCCTGGCCGCTCGACAGCTTCACCGTCGACTACGGCGACGGCAGCGCCCCGACCGGCAACCTGTCCGAACCGCATCTCTACGCCGCGCCGGGTGACTACAAGATCACCGTCACCGCCAAGGACAAGGGCGGCCAGACCGGTTCGCTCACCAAGACGGTCGCCATCGGCTACCAGCCCGCCCGGTTCACCGGCTGCTGCCCGGAGCGGATCCTCGACACCCGTACCGGCGTGTCCCCCGTCAAGGTCGGTTCGGGCGAGAAGGTCACCGTCCGGGCCGGCCAGGGTGGTTGGGGCGGCTGGCGGGACAACGCCATCGTGCTCAACGTGACGGCCGTACTGCCCTCCGGCGACGGCTTCCTCACGGTGGCCCCCGGCGGGACGCCCCGGCCGGCCAGCTCGAACATCAACTACACCAAGGGCTCGATCGTCCCGAACCTGGTCACCGTCCCGGTCGGCCCGGACGGCACCGTCGCGATCTGGAACTCCGGTGCGCCGGTGGACATCGTGGTGGACCGGATCGGCGCGTACAACCCCGACTACGGCAGCTACTTCAACCCGGTGACGCCCCGTCGGGTGGTGGACACCCGGGACGGCACCGGCGTGAACGCCGGGAAGCTGAAGTCGGTCTGCTACTCCTCGGCGACCCCGCCGACCAAGCTGAACGCGCGCACCCTGCCCGGCGTACCGGCCGACGCCACCGACGTGGTGCTGAACGTGACGGTGACCGAGCCCGAGCAGCCCGGCTACCTCTCGATCAACAGCTACACCGGCACCTCGAACCTCAACTTCGCCAAGGGCGAGACGGTGGCCAACCAGGTGATCGCGGCTCCCGACTCGGAGGGCATGATCTGGTTCTGCACCGGCGCCGGTTCGCTGCACGTGGTGGCCGACATCTCCGGCTACTACAGCCCGAGCAGCAGCGGCAGCGTCTTCACCCCGGTCCCGCCGGTCCGTCTGACCGACACCCGGGAGGACCCGGCCGGTTCCCTCAAGCCCGAGGAGACCCGCGCGGTCGCCACCAAGCTGCCCGCCGGAGCCACCGGCGCGGTCCTCAACGTGACCGCCGCCCGCTCCACCACCGGCAGCTACCTCACCCTCTGGGGCGACGGCACCACCCGCCCCGGCACCAGCAACGTCAACTTCCCGCCCGGCCGGATCGTCGCCAACCACGTGACCACCCCGCTCGGCACCAACGGCAAGTTCGACATCTACAACCGCAGCGGCGACACCGACGCCGTCGTCGACATGTTCGGCTACTTCTCCAAGCCGTAA
- a CDS encoding aquaporin gives MMTPSLPRRLAAEAVGTALLAAVLIGSGIQSAALSADGGMRFAANVLASVLALAVLIALLAPVSGAHFNPLVSAAVWWTERRSGTGLTLRELGGYVAAQLLGAVAGAGLANTMFERPFLELSGRQRSAGHLWLAEAVATGVLILLVFGLLRAGHGGWAPVAVAGWIGAACWGTSSGSFANPALTVGRALSDSYTGIAPGSVPAFVLAQCVGAAAGLALVAVLFGRSRDRVPDDARELLVR, from the coding sequence ATGATGACCCCCTCCCTGCCCCGGCGGCTGGCCGCCGAAGCCGTCGGCACCGCCCTGCTGGCCGCCGTGCTGATCGGCTCCGGCATCCAGTCCGCCGCGCTGAGCGCGGACGGCGGGATGCGGTTCGCCGCCAACGTGCTCGCCTCGGTGCTGGCGCTGGCGGTGCTGATCGCGCTGCTCGCACCGGTCTCGGGCGCGCACTTCAACCCCTTGGTGTCGGCCGCGGTCTGGTGGACGGAGCGGCGCAGCGGCACCGGCCTGACGCTGCGTGAGCTGGGTGGGTACGTCGCCGCCCAGCTGCTCGGCGCGGTGGCCGGGGCCGGGCTGGCCAACACCATGTTCGAGCGGCCGTTCCTCGAACTCTCCGGCCGGCAGCGCTCGGCGGGACACCTCTGGCTGGCCGAGGCGGTGGCCACCGGGGTGCTGATCCTGCTGGTGTTCGGCCTGCTCAGGGCGGGCCACGGCGGCTGGGCACCGGTCGCGGTGGCCGGCTGGATCGGCGCCGCCTGCTGGGGCACCTCCTCCGGCAGCTTCGCCAACCCGGCCCTGACCGTCGGCCGCGCGCTGAGCGACAGTTACACCGGCATCGCGCCGGGCTCGGTACCGGCCTTCGTGCTGGCCCAGTGCGTGGGCGCGGCGGCCGGACTGGCGCTGGTGGCCGTGCTGTTCGGCCGCAGCCGCGACCGGGTACCGGACGACGCCCGGGAGTTGCTGGTGCGCTGA
- a CDS encoding helix-turn-helix domain-containing protein, translated as MHTIAVYAFDGMAPFELGVVVEVFALARPELTGLLATPWYGLKVCADRPGTPLTAVGGFSITAHHGLDELAAADTVIVVAVPNTFSGEVSPGLVAALRTAHERGARIVSICSGAFALAAAGLLDGREATTHWRYAELLQQRYPLVKVNPDVLYVDHGSVLTSAGSAAGIDLCLHLVRSDHGAKVANTVARRFVVPPHRAGGQAQFIEAAVRPVKEEDDGIGRSMQWALDHLSTPLTITQLARAARMSDRSYLRHFTARNGTSPMRWVITQRIAASLPLLETPDGTVEEIATAVGFESAATFRHHFGRTMRTSPTAYRRAFGRGVA; from the coding sequence GTGCACACCATCGCGGTGTACGCCTTCGACGGCATGGCCCCGTTCGAACTCGGCGTGGTGGTCGAGGTGTTCGCGCTGGCCCGGCCCGAGCTGACCGGCCTGCTGGCCACCCCGTGGTACGGCCTGAAGGTCTGCGCCGACCGGCCGGGCACCCCGCTGACCGCGGTCGGCGGCTTCTCGATCACCGCCCACCACGGTCTGGACGAACTGGCCGCCGCCGACACCGTGATCGTGGTCGCCGTCCCGAACACCTTCAGCGGCGAGGTCTCCCCCGGCCTGGTAGCCGCCCTGCGCACGGCGCACGAGCGCGGCGCCCGGATCGTCTCGATCTGCTCCGGCGCCTTCGCCCTCGCCGCGGCCGGTCTGCTGGACGGCCGGGAGGCCACCACGCACTGGCGGTACGCCGAACTCCTCCAGCAGCGCTACCCGTTGGTCAAGGTCAACCCCGACGTGCTGTACGTCGACCACGGCTCGGTGCTGACCAGCGCGGGCAGCGCCGCGGGCATCGACCTCTGTCTGCACCTGGTCCGCAGCGACCACGGCGCCAAGGTCGCCAACACGGTGGCCCGCCGCTTCGTCGTCCCGCCGCACCGGGCCGGTGGCCAGGCCCAGTTCATCGAGGCCGCCGTCCGCCCGGTCAAGGAGGAGGACGACGGCATCGGCCGCTCGATGCAGTGGGCCCTGGACCACCTGTCCACCCCGCTCACCATCACCCAACTCGCCCGCGCGGCCCGGATGTCCGACCGCTCGTACCTGCGGCACTTCACCGCCCGCAACGGCACCAGCCCGATGCGCTGGGTGATCACCCAGCGGATCGCCGCCAGCCTCCCGCTGCTGGAGACCCCCGACGGCACCGTGGAGGAGATCGCGACGGCGGTCGGCTTCGAGTCGGCCGCCACCTTCCGGCACCACTTCGGACGCACCATGCGGACCTCGCCGACCGCGTACCGACGGGCCTTCGGGCGCGGGGTGGCGTAG
- a CDS encoding flavodoxin family protein produces MISNDPAPTDRQFLFVLGSARSDGNTEQLARLAAEGLPASVGQRWLRLTDFPLDPFDDIRHTGDGTYPELTGNGRELFEATVGATDLVIVSPLYWYTVSTSVKLYLDHWSGWFRAPGTDFRARMKGRTLWGVTSHSGNNSDADPLIGTLRLTGDYMGMHWGGVLLGTGGRPGDVHRDELALAEAKNFFADVI; encoded by the coding sequence ATGATCTCCAACGACCCGGCTCCGACGGACCGTCAGTTCCTCTTCGTGCTCGGCTCCGCCCGCTCGGACGGCAACACCGAGCAGCTCGCCCGGCTGGCGGCCGAGGGCCTGCCCGCCTCGGTCGGACAGCGCTGGCTGCGCCTCACCGACTTCCCGCTGGACCCGTTCGACGACATCAGGCACACCGGTGACGGGACCTACCCCGAGCTCACCGGCAACGGCCGGGAGCTGTTCGAGGCCACCGTCGGCGCCACCGATCTGGTGATCGTCTCGCCGCTCTACTGGTACACCGTCTCCACCAGCGTCAAGCTCTACCTCGACCACTGGTCCGGCTGGTTCCGCGCCCCGGGGACCGACTTCCGCGCCCGGATGAAGGGCCGCACCCTCTGGGGTGTCACCTCGCACTCCGGCAACAACTCCGACGCCGACCCGCTGATCGGCACCCTCCGGCTCACCGGCGACTACATGGGCATGCACTGGGGCGGCGTGCTGCTCGGCACCGGCGGCCGTCCCGGTGACGTGCACCGGGACGAGCTCGCGCTGGCCGAGGCGAAGAACTTCTTCGCCGACGTCATCTGA
- a CDS encoding MerR family transcriptional regulator has protein sequence MSTELSVGQVAAIAQVTVRTLHHYDEIGLLSPGGRTPAGYRRYRDTDLDRLQQILFYRELGFSLEEIAAILDDGTVSPTEHLRRQRDLLHARIGRLQELAAAVEHAMEASRMGIQLTPEEKFEVFGADYQESWETEAEQRYGDSDAWQESRRRTARYTKADWERIKAEGDALNVRCAAALTAGVAPASAEGMALAEEHRQQITGTYYDCGYAMHRCLGEMYVADERFTATYDRVAPGLAQWLRDAIVANADAHEGR, from the coding sequence ATGAGCACGGAACTCTCGGTCGGTCAGGTCGCCGCGATCGCCCAGGTGACGGTACGGACCCTGCACCACTACGACGAGATCGGACTGCTGTCGCCCGGTGGCCGGACCCCGGCCGGCTACCGCCGCTACCGGGACACCGACCTGGACCGGCTGCAGCAGATCCTGTTCTACCGCGAACTCGGCTTCTCCCTCGAGGAGATCGCGGCCATCCTGGACGACGGCACGGTCAGCCCGACCGAGCACCTGCGCCGGCAGCGCGACCTGCTGCACGCGCGGATCGGCCGTCTCCAGGAACTGGCCGCGGCGGTCGAACACGCCATGGAGGCGAGCAGGATGGGCATTCAGCTGACCCCGGAGGAGAAGTTCGAGGTCTTCGGCGCGGACTACCAGGAGAGCTGGGAGACCGAGGCCGAGCAGCGGTACGGGGACTCCGACGCCTGGCAGGAGTCCAGGCGGCGGACCGCCCGCTACACCAAGGCTGACTGGGAGCGGATCAAGGCCGAGGGCGATGCCCTCAACGTCCGCTGCGCCGCCGCCCTGACCGCCGGCGTCGCCCCGGCGAGCGCCGAGGGCATGGCGCTGGCGGAGGAACACCGGCAGCAGATCACCGGCACCTACTACGACTGCGGGTACGCGATGCACCGCTGCCTGGGCGAGATGTACGTCGCCGACGAGCGGTTCACCGCCACCTACGACCGGGTCGCGCCGGGCCTGGCGCAGTGGCTGCGCGACGCCATCGTGGCGAACGCGGACGCCCACGAGGGCCGCTGA